CATTGAGTAAGACGCTGAATAATGCCCAGCTGCAGGGTATTCTCCTTCTGGTTCACATGATACGCATGTGAAAAGCTCGACTTCTCATACTCGAAAAAAAAGTAACGGCACTATTTTTGTGAGTGGCGACACATGTGCATATCCCATAACTACAAATATCATAtgaccccccccttttttttttctttggttaaaGGGTAAATTATTTTAACTAACATTACTTTGGTTCATATATAAGTTTGCTTGAGACTATAGTAAGGTATACTCTCCACCTGGCTCCATATCAGGGCCAAAACCAGTGGTTGTTTTGCATATCAGTCACTCTTTTTTTGCACTTAGCTGATTAAATGTTGAGcttatgaaatgtcaaaagtaTAGAAGTGACGAGTGCCCATCACAATGTAACAGAGCTCAAAGTAATGAAAATTGCCTGTTCTGTCTGGCAAACattcaaaacaccaaatatctttccaattaaaatgtcagaaaagtaaGTTTGGAAGTTTTGACCATGTGGATGTTCTGTGGACTGATTATTTAATTAACTGACCAGTCGAATGAATGATACCCACcactttttgtaaatgtaacttTATTATAACTTTATGTAAGTGTCATCTGCTGCGAGGCCTCCTGCAAAACACATAAACGCCACACAGCGACAGCGAGGTAGGACCTTATAATTCCAAGCTCAGAGATAACAAAAGCCACTGATGGATAGTTTGGACAAACGTTCACCTCTgttcataaaaaacattatatcCGACCACAGCTTTCTGCCTCACGGAGCCTGCTGTTGCCCTCTAAACGCTGTGTGGAGGATACAGAGGCCAACTCTCTGATGCTATGTCAATATGCCAATAATGTCAACAACGTCCACTTCCTGTTACAATGCCAGTGCCAGTCTCTGCCCTCCCCTTTGGCCGGAGTGGATTGTGGCAAATCTGGCggaaaacaaagcaaactaTTCGGTTTGAGCCAAGCTTTTAGCGAAACTAAATGGGCCCTGTACTCTCTGGAGAGCATGATTAAGAGACTCAAAAGACCTGCTCTTGATCTTTGAAGTTTCCTCTCCGCACATCTGCACACGAATCCGACCTTAGAGGATGGAGATGGTGCCTGCCAGTGTACCCAGCGTGAAGCTGGGCATAATTAATGAATCACTTGAACGAAAAAGTAGCAGCAAACATTGTATGAACCCTTCAAGTCAGTTCCCCGAAGAAGCTCTGAGCTCTGCTGAGCACAGCATCTCATTCAGTCTTCGATCTCACGAGGAGAGATGTTTGTGTTCGCACAGTCCGACTGAAATGTCTGCAGCCCTAAGAACAACACACAAAGACTCTCTCCACTCTTTCCTATTTCCATAGTGTGCACTGCATATCCACAGTGGAAGTCTAAATAAGGCCATGTGCTGTTTAATCATGCAGGTTACTGGAGCCTGGACGGGTCTGCATGCTGCATTAGACTTGATTTTCTGCAGCACCTCTGCCAGGCACAGCGGGCACGCACGCTTTTTCGCAAGCACCGCCACTGTAGTCAGTAGGCTACCTGTGCTAATAAGTTATCACCCCACCCCTACCTCTGCCCCACCACATCAtaacccccaccccctccccttccctATAGTGCACTCACTTGCTGCACAACTGCGATTGCAGAGAAACACCAGCAAGCAGTCGAACAGTGCAGTCTCAGGggggaatacacacacacacacacacactccagcgcgcacgcacacgctcAGACatgaaataaagtgtgtgtgtgtgtatgtgtgtgtgtgtgtgtccacccccccacacccaaacacaaacacgcacacactctcatacacgcatgcacgtacacacagagaaagagacagacacacacacactgagacactcatacacacacacacacacgcacgcacacacacacacacacacacacacacacacacacacacacacacacacaacaaactcACCAGTTgggttcttgtttttcttgaggCTCCTGCCACAAAGACACTGCAGCATATGCGATCCtttgctgaaaatgttgttCCAAATAAACCGCATGGATTTGGCCGAGacgggggaggaggaggaggaggtggaggaagaggaggtgggggaCGAGAGGCGCTCCGGATGCGGCAGCCTAAAATTCACCCACCGCATGGGGGCTGATCCGCCCCCCTGTTTGCATGCCAGCAGAGCCGGCCAGCTGTTGGGCTCAGTTCGGCGGTGCTTCGGCCCCCCAATCTGCACCATAGACAAGAATAAGAGCAGGAAGCCCTTAGGCTCGTCGCCCGGTTTCTCGCCCGGTTCCTCCACAAGCCCAGAGACCAGCAGCCGCACGTACTCCGCGTCGACGTCGTCCCCGTGCGGCAGGAAAAGAGCAACCGCTGCGGCGCTTTTCTCCGCGATCTCCGCCTCCGGCTGCCCCAGCGGCCGGTGGTCCTCAGCGGCGGAGGAGCGgtcgctgctgctgccgcccGGCCGCCGCGGCGTGAAAACCCCGCGAGCGCTCCTCTTCAAATGGCGTCGTCTGCCGCGCGGCGCGGGGAGAGGAGCGGCAGCGGCTGACAGGCATGCGGCGGCGCTAGCGTGAAGTCGGCGGTACGCGGCAGCTGTCGGCTTCTGCACAAAAAACCATTGCATATTAGTGGGGATCGCAGGGGTCGGTGCGTCCGTCCGTCcggcaggggaggaggaggggaggggtgcGGATACCGGGTGTCCGTCAGCAAGTCGGTGGCATCCCTGTACCCACACAGAAGGCAAGTATACTGCAGCAGGGGGGCTcctttccaaacacacacacacacacacacacacttactcagacacactgcacacacacgctAGATGCAGAATCCTGTTCGAGCAGCAGCGCTGGTTCTCTGGTCTCTGCTCAGTGAGAGAGAGCGCGTGCCGGACGGGGCAGGTGAATCACGGCAGGGAGTCTCTGCACTATCCcactctgtgtttctctctttaaaaaagTCCTTATGAATATTTGATCCCCGTTTCTGCCTCCACTTCTCAATAATCCATAAGCTCCAGTGCGCCAAGAtaccgctgctgctgcttgccgcctctctgcctgtctcctcttcctctcctctctcctcctcttcctcttcctcaccttgCCGATGAAAAGAAGCCGCTGGACTATGGCTCTGCCGCCTCCGCCACCCCAGAAACTGAATGccgaggaggaagaaagaagaagaagaagaccgGGTCCGGCTCGTGGTCCTCCCGCGCTTCTCTGGTGCTTCAGCGTCTTCCTCAGCTGCGCTCGAGGCGACCGACGGCCGGTGGGGCGCGAGGAGGTGCACTGACTATCTGTACCCAACCAGCAACAAAGCACGAGTAGTCAAACAAAACACGCATTCCGGTTGGCACCTTCAAAATAAACGGTCTGAACGTcaacatttaagtttttaacactttttcaGAACACTTTCAATGTTCATTtgagcatctctctctcttctccgtATGGAGCAGTGTTTCCTAAcaatcagtttttttccatGGGGAATATGTTCCAGAAATTAATAGGCTACAGGCCTAATTTCTTacgctacatttttttttttttttgcatggttcatgaaaagaaacacattttactaTGCGTATAAATGGGCAACCAAGGAAAGAAAACTGGCTattagtggagtaaaaataaagttgaaattcaaaaattaaTCATACCTGCATTGAAGTAGTAGGCAAGTACAATAGTAGCCATGGTGTTTactagccccccccccaaaaaaaaaattacctgtcCGTATTAGTTATTTATAGGATGTCTGTTTACTTCAAAAATacgttaaaaaaatacaactttagATAATCAAACCAAACATATGGGACAAATTCTCTTACTGCATTAAGCTAATGGCGACAGCTGACATggggtatttaaaaaaaaaaaacttaaggcAAGTATTAAGACTTTCCCTTCCGTCTGCAAAACAACTTACATTATTTTCTGGCTGAGCATTTTAGTGCTTTGCATTCAGCCTTAGCTCTTTTTGTTTGAACTGTGAGTTTAGTTTGCTTTACTCTCGGCTTTAATTCTGAAGGAGAAGTGACCTCCGGTTTGCCCGCGCGTCCTGATGTAGCCCTGTAGAGAGGAGCCGCTCGCAGTTACGTAGACATGTGGTTCCCACACCGTCAGTATCTGGACCGACTGGATATGGACCATAACAGGCAgcatttgggggggggggcgtcacTGAGACCGCCACCTTCGTGTCTAACTGCTGTCTCTCTGCCCTTCTTTGTGTCAGAGAGGCTTCACTCCAAACTCCGTCCGAAAAATCTGGCCGTTTAGCGCCGCCTCTCCTGTCGGCAAAATGTACACACCTGTTGCGGGACTCCCGCGTGGAAGTGGGGTCAGTTCGGCCCGCGTGCGCGGTTTCTATGGGAAACGGCTGAATCTGAATGAGGtctcagctttaaaaaaaaaaacaaaaaaaaaacgcccgTTTCCTgagagcacttttttttttgatgaggcTGAACAACCTTCAGACCCCGCGTTAAAACTCGTAGAAGGGAATGTTGTCGAGTGGGGGGCCGCTCAGTGTGTCCGACGCGCCCGGGAAAGACGGCAGAGGTGATTAAACGGCTCGTCTCGGGTTGTGGACTGTCCCGCACTCACGGCGGTGTCGACGCTGGGGGCTGGCGCtgtcctgggggggggggggttgctgaACCCACGTCCGCACGCTCAACCTCGCGGAGCACAGAGGCACGCGCGTCAGCTGACGGCCTAGTTATCCTACTGACACGCGCGCGTGAGCCGCCTGGACCGTTAGCACGGTGTCGCTGACATTTAAAACCgattaaacaacaacaaaaactaaactaaactaaacaaaaaaaacacaacgaGAAGCAATAAAACTTGACTTCATTCATTTGCAGATAGGAAGGACATAAATACCTTTCCCCCGTCCACATCGTTGCCACAAGGAAATAGTTGTAAACGTTAGCGTCTGGCAGAGCACGTCTGCAAGAGACAGAAGAATCAGTTCGGCACACAACATCTCATCCCTCGGAGCTCCTCGGCACCTCGGAAGTTCCTCGAAACGCGCCATCCGTTCCCCCGGACGGGCTCGTGGCCCATTTGCCTTTGAATCCGTCCGTTTATAGTCCCAAACCCCAAACAGCAGCTTTGGccgaggagagagaggagagtcgTCGCCGTGTAAAGTGCCTTTGATGTTTCTGGCGACGCGAAGAAATCCCCTCTCTGATCCAATAGGAAGGGGAGGTGTAGGGCCCAGGAAGttcagaaagaaaaactcaacatATGAAGCAGCCATTCGCTCTGAACGAGAACAGGCATGGCGGTAAGCTCTAGTTACATAgaagatctttttttaaataaaataaaataaaagacagtaaACATCTTGTATACCATTTATGACCCATTTATGGGGCCCTAGGCAGTATTTGATCCCTCCCTACGCCCTATCATAACCCCCCCCCGTGTAGGACGGTATCATCTCTGTCATTGTTACCGGTGTGctgaaaaatgacacaacaaACCGACACGCACGACATTTTCAGTCGCTTGGTGACCGCTTCTTCCCTACCAAACAAAACcggagttgtttttttttttttgtttttttaaatacattgtcTTTAAAGATTAATATAAGGGGAGACCGAAAATGGTGGTCTCCACACCTCATTCAAATAACATATCATTCGTTGTGGCAACcaattgtatttttatagtcttcagatttttcattttttttgctataACTTCAGTTACTTACCACGGTAACTTCACTATAAGACATAGGCTAAGCTCTTGCCGTCGGAGCCACATACACTTTTCTGAAACTGCGAAATCGTTGCCACTTGCCGTTGGTTTCATTAGTATTTTCTATCATCACCGTGCAGGCAGGCGGGCAGCCTTATGTTGCATTTTATACCGTGCACCACCTGGATTGCTTTACGgcacaaaacagagagagctaGCCCGCTGTGTTGCCCGATGCAGGTGATGGAAAGAGTCAAAGCTCAGTTGAAAAATCAATTCCAACTGTATCCTTCTCAATGAATTTTAAACATGACAGAGAGCTGCCGACTGGATAAGCTATGAAAGCCCCTATCTCCAGGAGGGTTCATGGGCAATGGACCGTTAGTGTTGAGAAACAACAAATACACGACCGGCGTGAAATGCAGCCAACCACCTACATCCACCACGGCCCCCATCCCCGCACAATGATCATATCAAGCCAGCACAGTCAATCTGACAATGGTGTTATGGAAGATGAAAACGTCTGGGCATAGcacctttgatttttttttttccaccacacaGCCGCATGTAGCATATGTGAATGTTAGTGCAAGACattcgccttttttttttttaaaggttgtcGGGCACACACCGAAATGAGTGAAGCTCTGCAGTGGCACAAATGACcaattacagaaaacaaaacaaagaaaaacaaaaaacattgaacCTCCTCGTACAAACTTCGCTCTTAGCTGCATCGCAGTATTGTCAGATGAGTCCAGGATACTGGTCCCCACAGACGGCCGTGTCTCCTGCTCATCTCGTCGTGTATACTGTGGCATTGGGATCAGGGCCAACACCGCACTTACATAAGAGATACACCCGCACACAGCCATTACCGCaagatgactgacagctggcagacttttttttttttctccatactCTGTTCACGACTTGTATTGTTTTGAGGAGCTCGAGGCTGCGGCGCGGGATTTGCTGTCATCGGGCGGCAAACATTTCCTCTGTGCGCATAGAGAGCTGCTTCCTCTCGGTGAGCAAACAGCCGCGGCTGCATGTGCGGTTATACACAGCGGATAGTGTAGCcggagagggaagaagaagaagaagaagaggcatTAAAAGAGGGGGAATGTGAGGAGCGAGGAAGAAGGGGAAACAAGGAGGAAGAAGGCGTGGGAAGAGGGAGgtacgagagaaaaaaaaaaaacgaggaaAGGAGGAATGAAAGGACAGGGggaggagagcgagagaaacagagggaaccAGAAAAGAGGTGACTTTAAATTACAAGACTCGCAGAGATCATTTAAACGAGAGAGACACCAGAGCATCTCCGCTTGTTATGAATCTCCACTCAATCCAGAGCCTCTGCAAACCCTGGCTTTGGCcccactgtttttctttctgttcttttttttgtttttttgtttttttgttctttagaTAAAGCTTAAGGTCAGGTTTTCCATGGGCCCTGCCCCGCAGCAATGTCACCATCCCATGCTGGCACCGTTTTgaggaaaacacatttgtaaaattgaTGTAACCTGTAGcttctcttttaaaaatgatcccGGGCGGTTCGTTCTAgtgttacagtaaataaacaagcaGGTCTATGTAGCTAACACCGAGGACGCTGGGGTCATGCCCTCTTTTTT
This genomic interval from Xiphias gladius isolate SHS-SW01 ecotype Sanya breed wild chromosome 13, ASM1685928v1, whole genome shotgun sequence contains the following:
- the LOC120798131 gene encoding fibroblast growth factor 12-like isoform X1, which encodes MQWFFVQKPTAAAYRRLHASAAACLSAAAAPLPAPRGRRRHLKRSARGVFTPRRPGGSSSDRSSAAEDHRPLGQPEAEIAEKSAAAVALFLPHGDDVDAEYVRLLVSGLVEEPGEKPGDEPKGFLLLFLSMVQIGGPKHRRTEPNSWPALLACKQGGGSAPMRWVNFRLPHPERLSSPTSSSSTSSSSSPVSAKSMRFIWNNIFSKGSHMLQCLCGRSLKKNKNPTEPQLKGIVTRLFCRQGFYLQMGQDGSLDGTKDDSTNSSLFNLIPVGLRVVAIQSVKTGLYIAMNGEGHLYSSELFTAECKFKESVFENYYVIYSSMLYRQKESGRAWFLGLNKEGQAMKGNRVKKTKPAAHFLPKPIEVAMYREPSLHDVGEAVVPKLAGGPPSKSTTSEPVVMNGGKPVNKPDKEET